The proteins below are encoded in one region of Anguilla anguilla isolate fAngAng1 chromosome 3, fAngAng1.pri, whole genome shotgun sequence:
- the LOC118223011 gene encoding protein chibby homolog 1-like — translation MSILKAIWDRLGDSSPNRGSGFSSIPPLWGTSYISRYILDYNSRMATLGLDGPPTLSLAGRSFTFVEGRWVSSSPGESSKSSSRLRRLKQRKQALEEENNALRLRQEVLMDMLSEAVAQLEGLRQERRTGQRPLPKKVTLVTQ, via the coding sequence ATGTCCATTTTGAAAGCCATATGGGATAGGCTGGGAGACTCCTCCCCCAACAGGGGGAGTGGCTTCAGTAGCATTCCGCCTCTCTGGGGGACCTCGTACATATCCCGTTACATCTTGGACTACAACTCCCGCATGGCGACGCTGGGCCTGGACGGACCCCCGACCCTCTCCCTGGCGGGACGCTCTTTCACGTTCGTGGAAGGCCGCTGGGTGTCCTCCAGCCCCGGGGAGAGCTCGAAATCGAGCTCCAGGCTCCGCCGGCTGAAGCAGAGGAagcaggccctggaggaggagaacaaCGCGCTGAGGCTGCGTCAGGAGGTGCTGATGGACATGCTGTCCGAGGCCGTGGCCCAGCTGGAGGGGCTGCGGCAGGAGAGGAGGACCGGGCAGCGTCCTCTGCCCAAAAAGGTCACCTTGGTTACTCAATGA